One genomic segment of Brevibacillus laterosporus LMG 15441 includes these proteins:
- a CDS encoding SDR family NAD(P)-dependent oxidoreductase — MKKYIIFGASKGLGDAFVKGLPSSGDQVWIVSRSRPRSLDLHDGVQRIWLEADLSQQNKIKMITDTLQHERIDVLIYNVGVWEKEGFEDHYDFEQDDPEDIATIIHTNITSTITYIQALLPNLRRSESGKIILIGSTAGLDNTNNSQVSFVSSKFGLRGITNALREHVRKDGIAVTCINPGELAAEIPYEAGAEKAISEYNGTRIPVQDIVSLAKCVVNLSKVSCVKEIHVPAMTDLNA, encoded by the coding sequence ATGAAAAAATATATTATATTTGGAGCTAGCAAAGGTTTAGGAGACGCTTTTGTTAAAGGCTTACCCAGTTCTGGTGATCAGGTATGGATTGTGTCCAGAAGCAGGCCCAGAAGCTTAGACTTACATGACGGAGTTCAGCGAATATGGCTGGAAGCCGATTTATCGCAACAAAATAAAATAAAAATGATTACGGATACTCTTCAACATGAAAGAATTGATGTCCTGATATACAATGTTGGGGTGTGGGAAAAAGAAGGGTTTGAAGATCATTACGACTTCGAACAGGACGATCCAGAAGATATTGCTACTATCATTCATACAAACATAACATCCACGATTACTTATATCCAAGCCTTGTTGCCAAATCTAAGAAGATCAGAAAGTGGGAAGATCATCCTAATTGGATCGACTGCTGGGTTAGATAATACAAATAATTCTCAAGTATCTTTTGTGAGTTCTAAATTCGGGTTGCGAGGCATAACCAATGCTTTGCGAGAACATGTCAGAAAAGATGGAATTGCTGTTACTTGCATCAATCCAGGTGAACTAGCAGCAGAAATCCCATATGAGGCTGGTGCCGAAAAAGCGATTTCTGAATATAACGGCACACGAATTCCAGTTCAGGATATTGTCTCTTTAGCCAAATGTGTTGTGAACTTGTCAAAGGTTTCGTGTGTCAAAGAAATTCATGTACCAGCTATGACAGATTTAAATGCCTGA
- a CDS encoding DHHW family protein, which produces MEQLASFSSRNLMSGKLASNVEKYIADQFAARDFWIGLKTDAERVIGKKESHGVYLGKDGFLLQKFIPPTDENLKEKVAAIHAFDDATPDLRKYVMLVPTAQSVLADKLPSNVSDNGELVSRGKVQRSLRENIHIIDVYPALFANREQSIFYKTDHHWTTNGAYYAYQVLGKQMGFEPKIKEDFRIETVTNDFYGSLYSKSGYRHMKPDSIKLYLPEDNGRNSVEYVDEQQRSDSLYVMDNLKKKDKYTVFLNGNHGLIKIATSNRKGKKLLVIKDSYANSFLPFLTQHFQEIYVIDLRYYEGDIKKLIQEQQIHDMLLLYNVQTFFEDPSIQALTEQEEERGE; this is translated from the coding sequence TTGGAGCAGCTAGCGAGTTTTTCCTCACGCAATCTGATGTCGGGAAAGCTTGCTTCCAATGTAGAGAAGTACATTGCTGACCAATTTGCGGCAAGGGATTTTTGGATCGGTTTGAAAACGGATGCGGAACGAGTTATCGGGAAAAAGGAGAGCCACGGGGTTTATTTGGGTAAGGACGGATTTTTACTGCAAAAATTTATTCCGCCAACAGACGAGAATCTGAAGGAAAAGGTAGCAGCAATCCATGCCTTCGATGATGCCACCCCCGATCTTCGAAAATACGTGATGCTTGTTCCCACGGCACAGAGTGTGTTGGCCGACAAGCTCCCTTCCAATGTCTCGGATAATGGCGAGCTTGTGTCCAGAGGCAAGGTCCAACGATCTCTTCGTGAAAATATTCATATTATTGATGTGTATCCAGCGCTTTTTGCCAATCGGGAGCAATCCATTTTTTATAAAACGGATCACCATTGGACTACCAATGGCGCTTACTATGCCTATCAGGTGTTGGGTAAGCAGATGGGGTTTGAGCCGAAAATAAAAGAAGATTTCCGTATTGAAACAGTGACGAATGACTTCTACGGTTCCCTGTATTCCAAGAGCGGTTACAGACACATGAAGCCCGACAGCATTAAGCTATATTTACCAGAGGATAACGGTAGAAACAGCGTAGAATATGTTGACGAACAGCAGCGGTCGGACTCCCTGTATGTGATGGATAATCTGAAGAAGAAGGACAAGTACACCGTTTTTCTCAACGGGAACCACGGCCTGATCAAAATAGCAACGAGCAATCGGAAGGGCAAAAAACTGCTGGTTATCAAAGATTCCTATGCCAACAGCTTTCTTCCCTTTTTAACACAGCATTTTCAAGAAATATATGTCATCGACCTCAGATATTATGAGGGAGATATCAAAAAGCTTATACAGGAACAGCAGATTCACGACATGCTGTTGCTATACAATGTCCAGACGTTTTTTGAAGATCCGTCTATCCAGGCCTTAACAGAACAGGAGGAGGAGAGAGGGGAGTAG
- a CDS encoding helix-turn-helix domain-containing protein — MGSTNDETKKLIQFVGTTLRELRKEQNLSLEELAAKTGVSKLTLGNIERGETNPTLGMLWKISNGLSVPLMTLLKPENEINILRAGQGPQISEEGQAWVLEPLFSDTRGGIEMYRGFLQPHCRYEPEAHHPGTIEIATVMAGEVQLTIGEATYTLNKFDTIQFTASEKHVYMNVRDEQVVLHLTISYK, encoded by the coding sequence ATGGGTTCTACTAATGATGAAACAAAAAAACTGATTCAATTTGTAGGTACTACACTTCGAGAGCTTAGAAAGGAACAGAATTTAAGCTTAGAGGAACTAGCGGCAAAGACAGGAGTCAGTAAGCTGACGCTTGGAAATATTGAACGAGGTGAAACCAATCCAACGCTAGGGATGCTGTGGAAAATTTCAAACGGTCTTTCTGTACCGTTAATGACACTCTTAAAACCGGAAAATGAAATTAATATTTTACGTGCTGGACAAGGACCACAAATTTCAGAAGAGGGTCAGGCATGGGTGCTCGAACCATTGTTTAGTGATACCAGAGGAGGTATTGAGATGTATCGTGGCTTCCTACAACCTCATTGTCGGTATGAGCCTGAAGCCCATCATCCTGGAACGATCGAGATTGCTACTGTAATGGCAGGAGAAGTTCAATTAACAATTGGTGAAGCCACTTATACACTTAACAAATTCGACACCATTCAGTTTACAGCGAGTGAAAAGCATGTTTACATGAACGTACGGGATGAACAGGTTGTACTCCATTTAACCATTAGCTATAAATAG
- a CDS encoding PTS sugar transporter subunit IIC, protein MEILKGTILLLFVLSLFSLFSFKAPNGMKAMGALASAAVASFLVEAFQLYVGGDLIGIPFLKEVGQSSGSLGGVAGATLVALAMGVSPVYAMLVGASVLNFGLLPGFIAGYLISFLVKQIEKRVPEGLDLIACIVIAAPLTRLIAKGMDPIVTVTLKQIGAVITSSTDANPIIMGIILGGIITVVATAPLSSMALTALLGLTGLPMAIGALAVTSSSFMNYVFFKRMKLGDKRTVIAVSIEPLTQADLISANPIPVYITNFIGGATAGIIISMFDLINNATGTATPIAGLMVMYGFNDPMKVTLCFLCIMVSGILSGYIGSLLFKNYPIRTAEQIRGTDGKAIDAAAS, encoded by the coding sequence ATGGAGATTCTTAAGGGTACGATATTACTATTATTTGTACTAAGTCTGTTTTCCCTTTTTAGTTTTAAAGCACCCAATGGAATGAAGGCTATGGGGGCTTTAGCAAGTGCGGCAGTTGCTAGTTTTTTAGTTGAAGCTTTTCAGCTATATGTTGGTGGCGATTTAATCGGTATACCATTTTTAAAGGAGGTTGGCCAATCTTCCGGTAGTCTCGGCGGAGTAGCTGGTGCAACTTTGGTTGCTTTAGCGATGGGTGTATCACCTGTTTATGCTATGCTTGTAGGGGCTTCTGTGTTAAATTTTGGATTGCTGCCTGGATTTATTGCCGGTTACCTTATATCATTTTTAGTAAAACAAATTGAAAAACGCGTACCAGAAGGATTAGATTTAATTGCTTGTATTGTAATTGCGGCACCATTAACAAGATTAATTGCAAAAGGAATGGACCCGATTGTAACAGTAACATTGAAGCAGATCGGTGCAGTTATTACATCATCAACTGATGCCAATCCAATTATTATGGGAATTATTCTAGGTGGAATTATTACAGTCGTTGCAACTGCACCGTTAAGCTCAATGGCATTAACAGCATTGCTCGGATTAACAGGGCTACCGATGGCAATTGGTGCCTTGGCGGTAACAAGCTCATCCTTTATGAACTATGTTTTCTTTAAACGAATGAAACTCGGAGATAAGCGTACAGTAATTGCCGTTTCGATTGAACCATTAACGCAAGCGGATCTCATTTCAGCCAATCCAATACCGGTATATATAACGAACTTTATTGGTGGAGCAACGGCGGGAATTATTATTTCAATGTTTGATCTGATTAATAATGCAACCGGAACAGCAACGCCAATTGCAGGGCTTATGGTTATGTACGGGTTTAACGATCCAATGAAAGTGACATTATGTTTCTTATGTATTATGGTATCTGGTATTCTTTCAGGATATATTGGCTCACTGTTATTTAAAAATTACCCAATTCGTACAGCAGAGCAAATTCGTGGTACGGACGGAAAAGCAATAGATGCGGCAGCTTCGTAA
- a CDS encoding DUF308 domain-containing protein translates to MTASKISLNEQKTVVGYTKMIGIFLYGGFGIVGVVLGFFLPQIAAWALTLPWVPFRGILKLINSFQGFWPTIVLAVIGLLAGLVFAYIVVKESLILTITNQEVQLEKDEYKQTIALKDIDTVFLDGKQLVMLDKSGYELVREQSDESAIKISNAFQKHGYPWSSEGDPFKDEYRRWVLDTPDISPSANALMRAREMALEKKEKEDIRDFRNELAKLGYIVRDEKTRQYWRKVHKDIQNH, encoded by the coding sequence ATGACAGCATCAAAGATATCATTGAATGAACAAAAAACAGTTGTTGGATACACCAAAATGATTGGTATTTTTTTATACGGTGGATTCGGAATAGTAGGGGTAGTTCTTGGTTTTTTTCTTCCTCAAATAGCGGCATGGGCTTTAACACTTCCTTGGGTCCCATTCAGAGGAATTTTAAAACTCATCAATTCCTTTCAAGGATTCTGGCCTACTATCGTGTTGGCAGTGATTGGTTTACTTGCTGGTTTGGTGTTTGCTTACATAGTTGTTAAAGAATCTCTTATCCTAACGATTACGAATCAGGAAGTACAGTTAGAGAAGGATGAGTATAAGCAGACGATTGCCTTAAAAGATATTGATACAGTTTTCTTGGATGGAAAACAATTGGTCATGCTCGATAAATCAGGATATGAGCTTGTACGAGAACAAAGCGATGAATCAGCTATCAAAATAAGTAATGCCTTTCAGAAGCATGGTTATCCTTGGTCTTCAGAAGGGGACCCGTTTAAAGACGAGTATCGGCGCTGGGTCCTTGATACCCCCGATATATCACCATCTGCCAATGCTCTAATGAGGGCGCGAGAAATGGCTTTAGAGAAGAAAGAAAAGGAAGATATCAGAGACTTTCGCAATGAACTTGCAAAGCTTGGCTACATTGTACGCGACGAAAAAACAAGACAATACTGGCGTAAAGTACATAAGGATATACAGAATCACTGA
- a CDS encoding DUF4358 domain-containing protein, giving the protein MEGIYSSIGCGCRKWLCLFLACTIVFCAMTGCSSEGEDTPIHTAIEVGEHIKQAVNLEKMKQGDIAKLQKLYHIAPEEVEDFILFTSSSNVEADELLVLKVKDLNQVDVVKENVQKRIEAQTLKFRDYRPEEYHLVEKHVWKVKGQFVLFVVSKEADQIDRAFEEAFQ; this is encoded by the coding sequence ATGGAAGGAATTTATTCTAGCATAGGTTGTGGTTGCAGGAAATGGTTGTGTTTATTCCTTGCTTGCACAATTGTGTTTTGTGCGATGACGGGATGTTCTAGTGAGGGAGAAGATACCCCCATTCATACAGCGATCGAGGTCGGAGAACACATCAAGCAAGCCGTGAATTTGGAAAAAATGAAGCAAGGTGATATAGCTAAGCTGCAAAAGCTTTATCACATTGCTCCTGAGGAGGTCGAGGACTTTATCCTATTTACCTCTTCATCTAATGTTGAGGCGGACGAACTCTTGGTACTGAAAGTGAAAGACCTGAATCAGGTGGATGTCGTCAAAGAAAATGTGCAAAAACGAATTGAGGCCCAAACCCTCAAATTCAGAGACTATCGCCCGGAAGAATATCATCTCGTTGAAAAACATGTTTGGAAGGTGAAGGGCCAATTTGTTCTGTTTGTGGTTTCCAAGGAAGCCGATCAAATTGATCGTGCATTTGAAGAGGCTTTTCAATAA
- a CDS encoding ADP-ribosyltransferase produces the protein MPHRNKMLKVLSTTTMLLALTAASPAFSHITYAANGIHDVENKKKEDKEKKNKEDKEKKEREKKAREERMKEVIKGIVKAEGNKEDERRLEDTQELLKKLPPEALEMYEKAGGKIHLTEKSIAENPLVEKISEKDKNIKDSEGNEVSLDSHVVFSIGGKEPALIIHTEEFSDSHTKSKEVYYEFGKAIARDTFEEKTFVNEAFIDALDRVQADEDASALLLSHLPTHEGKFDSEYVKEHIDGFREVFAQAFSYYYEPTYQPVLKTYAPEMFKYMDEMNKNGFEEINKSVDAPEKQPERKDFEENVTAADTWYKEMYKDYSQKLKPEQKSAIQLYTTQNYKTINKGLRENDLPLDKIKEVRDMSKALAKSPLSEAGTVYRKVGKDALGIDITTNFKNENVVEKLKNQLEGSIREEKAFLSTSVANHFSESFDAKTVLVKINIPEGTHAAYIFGDLATYQGESELIIDKGSSYRIDKIDTYEYTKKSGVKQTNLLVEATLLPSHLAENVNTAARELDRQGLKEDMIEKLIDLDESLSDLDRLLKKSDKMDKEEVVEFFNTIVGNLSHVTKQDAAILDSLVTSSRSQEKEEYQTWLEDVKTMYNHYETMQQLNDNEIVEYVTDLKSKLDSITN, from the coding sequence ATGCCACACAGAAATAAAATGTTGAAAGTCTTGAGTACAACTACTATGCTGTTAGCTTTAACAGCCGCTTCTCCAGCGTTTTCCCATATTACTTATGCAGCAAATGGAATACATGATGTAGAAAATAAAAAGAAAGAGGATAAAGAAAAGAAAAACAAAGAAGATAAAGAAAAGAAAGAGCGAGAGAAAAAAGCCAGAGAAGAAAGAATGAAGGAAGTCATAAAAGGAATTGTAAAAGCAGAAGGTAACAAGGAAGATGAGCGACGCTTAGAAGATACCCAAGAACTATTAAAAAAACTTCCACCAGAAGCATTGGAAATGTATGAAAAAGCGGGAGGAAAAATTCATCTGACCGAAAAAAGTATTGCGGAAAATCCTTTAGTCGAAAAAATCAGTGAAAAAGACAAAAATATAAAAGATAGCGAAGGAAATGAAGTATCCTTAGATTCTCATGTTGTCTTTTCAATTGGTGGGAAGGAACCAGCTCTGATTATTCATACGGAAGAGTTTTCGGATAGCCACACAAAAAGCAAAGAGGTTTATTATGAATTCGGAAAAGCAATCGCTCGTGATACGTTTGAAGAAAAAACTTTTGTCAATGAAGCATTTATAGATGCTTTAGATCGTGTACAAGCAGACGAGGATGCAAGCGCATTACTCCTATCCCATTTACCAACTCATGAGGGGAAGTTTGATTCCGAATATGTGAAAGAACACATCGATGGCTTTCGCGAAGTGTTTGCACAAGCCTTTTCATATTATTATGAACCAACCTATCAGCCGGTATTAAAGACTTATGCGCCTGAAATGTTCAAGTACATGGATGAAATGAATAAAAATGGATTTGAAGAAATAAATAAGAGCGTAGATGCACCAGAAAAACAGCCAGAGCGAAAAGACTTCGAGGAAAACGTAACAGCGGCTGACACATGGTACAAAGAAATGTATAAGGATTATAGTCAAAAACTCAAGCCTGAACAAAAATCTGCCATCCAATTATATACCACGCAAAATTATAAAACGATCAACAAAGGACTACGAGAGAACGATTTGCCTTTAGATAAGATTAAAGAAGTAAGAGATATGTCAAAGGCTTTAGCTAAGTCCCCTCTCTCAGAAGCAGGAACTGTCTATAGAAAAGTGGGAAAAGATGCGCTAGGCATTGACATAACAACTAATTTTAAAAACGAAAATGTTGTAGAGAAATTGAAAAATCAGCTAGAAGGTTCCATTAGAGAAGAAAAAGCTTTCCTTAGTACCTCAGTAGCGAACCATTTTAGTGAATCGTTTGATGCGAAAACAGTTTTAGTTAAAATAAATATTCCAGAAGGAACGCATGCTGCGTATATTTTTGGTGATCTTGCCACCTATCAAGGAGAATCCGAACTAATCATAGATAAAGGTTCTTCTTACAGAATTGATAAAATTGACACCTACGAATACACGAAAAAGTCTGGCGTTAAACAAACAAATTTACTAGTAGAAGCAACGTTACTTCCGAGCCACCTTGCAGAAAATGTCAATACAGCAGCAAGAGAATTAGACAGACAGGGTCTAAAAGAAGATATGATAGAAAAATTAATTGATTTAGATGAGTCTCTATCTGATCTGGATCGTCTATTAAAAAAATCAGACAAAATGGATAAGGAAGAAGTAGTAGAGTTTTTTAATACGATTGTAGGTAATCTCAGTCATGTTACTAAACAAGATGCTGCTATCCTGGATTCACTAGTAACAAGTAGCCGCAGCCAAGAAAAAGAAGAATATCAAACTTGGCTAGAAGATGTAAAAACAATGTATAACCATTATGAAACAATGCAACAATTAAATGACAACGAAATCGTTGAATACGTAACTGATTTGAAGAGTAAATTAGATTCTATTACCAACTAA
- a CDS encoding binary toxin-like calcium binding domain-containing protein, producing MKLPNMYKCLMATALLGQFATYPEISHAASHEKEVVTTQDANFKGLIGYYFNDKELKQTALISNSETGDLSIDSDQLDDMLPEELQQFQSAMWKGFIKVEKSGEYTFSTSDNDHTMLWIDDQQVIDHSSATQKIELKKGKLYKVKITYQPESASANEFGLQLNWITPQGREEIIPEGNLLLPDIKNQPENESSRKKRSISASDDGVEDSDGDGIPDSLEVEGYTLDVKNKKLILMPWIEKVHGKKRTKSGAPLTKYKSSPLKWSTASDPYSDFAKVSGMIDKQVQVRNPLLAAYPNLQVHMEKFIISKNRHETLENGGNTSSSISGSTSTSNTNSVEVSVGAEVHASLFNFGGSVSTNLSASNSQTVTIDRSSSESLGKNWSKSLGLNAGEAAYFNANIRYVNSGTAPIYDAAPTTSLVLGDNDTISTIKAKENQLANVVLPNRFYPNKEQAAISLQTKDDFGSSPITINKDQLDKLEQTQQMRLQTNQVSGYVGVIDPKTKLVSVDKEKQWSHIIPQIEETTARLILKTDDSETERRVAAVDPDDYTEQTKPDVTLGEALQLAFGFEDKDGTLYYDNKSIDEFKLVFDEETAENIEKQLEDMESENIYDVQLHARMNILIKPNNDEPIDEVEVSGWEEFDGEKYYNRFGVMQTGWQMIDGKRYYFNENGALVPNRVIEDGTYQIKTALKNTSLVDWNKSDNNITVWEKNNEDNQKWKLEYDDSHQAYVIRSVENNDKIMAWNAYQDSTNVFATAFEGKPEHFWIPEWIDNDFYILKNKKDLTKVLDVDGSNTSDGSNIQVRDYKGTDNQKWEVKLVKES from the coding sequence ATGAAGTTACCTAACATGTATAAATGTTTGATGGCAACTGCCCTTCTCGGTCAATTTGCAACCTATCCAGAAATATCACATGCGGCTTCACACGAAAAGGAAGTAGTAACTACACAAGATGCTAATTTTAAAGGCTTAATTGGCTACTATTTTAATGATAAAGAATTAAAACAGACTGCTCTGATCTCGAATTCAGAGACAGGCGATTTATCCATTGACAGCGATCAACTAGATGACATGTTGCCTGAGGAATTGCAACAGTTTCAATCTGCCATGTGGAAAGGATTTATTAAGGTAGAAAAATCAGGTGAATATACGTTCTCCACGTCTGATAATGACCACACCATGCTATGGATAGATGATCAACAAGTCATCGATCACTCCTCTGCTACGCAAAAAATCGAATTAAAAAAAGGGAAGCTTTATAAAGTAAAAATTACTTATCAGCCAGAATCCGCTTCCGCTAACGAATTTGGCTTACAGCTTAACTGGATTACTCCACAAGGAAGGGAAGAAATCATTCCAGAGGGAAATCTACTGCTTCCTGACATAAAGAATCAACCAGAGAATGAATCTAGCAGAAAAAAAAGAAGTATTTCAGCTTCTGATGACGGAGTTGAAGATAGTGATGGTGACGGCATCCCTGATTCCTTAGAAGTTGAGGGATACACCTTGGATGTTAAGAATAAAAAACTTATCCTGATGCCTTGGATTGAAAAAGTTCATGGAAAAAAACGCACGAAATCTGGTGCTCCACTAACGAAATATAAATCATCTCCATTGAAATGGAGTACCGCTTCCGATCCGTATAGTGATTTTGCCAAAGTATCAGGAATGATTGATAAACAGGTACAAGTGAGAAATCCATTGCTTGCTGCATATCCTAATTTACAAGTTCATATGGAGAAATTTATTATCTCGAAAAATAGACATGAAACGTTAGAAAATGGCGGGAATACAAGTAGTTCAATCAGTGGAAGTACTTCCACAAGCAATACTAATTCAGTAGAGGTTTCTGTTGGAGCTGAAGTCCACGCTTCCCTCTTTAATTTTGGTGGAAGTGTATCTACTAATTTGAGCGCCAGCAATTCACAGACCGTAACCATTGATCGTTCAAGCTCTGAGAGTTTAGGGAAAAACTGGTCCAAGTCCTTAGGCCTAAACGCAGGAGAGGCTGCCTATTTTAATGCGAATATCCGCTATGTGAATAGTGGTACAGCACCTATTTATGATGCAGCACCTACTACCTCACTCGTGCTAGGAGATAACGACACCATTTCAACAATTAAAGCAAAAGAAAACCAACTAGCAAATGTAGTGTTACCGAACCGTTTTTATCCAAATAAAGAACAAGCAGCTATTTCTCTACAAACCAAAGACGATTTCGGTTCTAGCCCTATTACAATCAATAAAGATCAGCTTGATAAACTAGAGCAAACACAGCAAATGCGCTTGCAAACAAATCAGGTTTCCGGTTATGTAGGAGTAATTGATCCTAAAACAAAATTAGTATCAGTTGATAAAGAGAAGCAATGGAGTCATATTATCCCTCAAATTGAGGAAACTACTGCTCGATTGATCTTAAAAACAGATGATTCAGAGACAGAAAGACGAGTAGCTGCTGTTGATCCTGACGACTACACCGAACAAACGAAGCCAGATGTTACATTAGGAGAAGCGCTCCAATTAGCTTTTGGTTTTGAGGACAAGGATGGAACCTTATATTACGACAATAAAAGTATAGATGAGTTTAAATTGGTATTTGATGAAGAAACTGCTGAAAATATAGAAAAACAATTAGAAGATATGGAATCAGAAAATATCTATGACGTCCAACTGCATGCTCGAATGAATATTCTAATCAAGCCGAATAATGATGAACCTATTGATGAAGTTGAGGTATCTGGTTGGGAAGAATTTGATGGAGAAAAATATTACAATAGATTTGGCGTGATGCAAACTGGTTGGCAAATGATAGATGGGAAAAGATATTATTTTAATGAAAATGGTGCATTAGTACCCAACAGAGTAATTGAGGATGGAACCTATCAAATTAAAACAGCATTAAAGAATACAAGTCTAGTTGATTGGAATAAAAGCGATAATAATATCACAGTGTGGGAAAAGAACAATGAGGATAATCAAAAATGGAAGTTAGAATATGATGACTCTCATCAAGCCTATGTGATTCGCAGCGTAGAAAATAACGATAAAATTATGGCTTGGAATGCTTATCAGGATTCCACTAATGTATTTGCTACAGCGTTTGAAGGGAAACCCGAACATTTTTGGATTCCTGAATGGATTGATAATGACTTCTATATCTTAAAAAATAAGAAAGACCTTACTAAAGTGCTAGATGTAGATGGTTCAAACACTTCAGACGGGTCCAACATTCAGGTACGAGATTACAAAGGCACTGATAATCAAAAGTGGGAAGTAAAACTAGTGAAAGAAAGTTAA